The Gymnodinialimonas sp. 57CJ19 genome includes a window with the following:
- a CDS encoding sulfite exporter TauE/SafE family protein, with product MTRPSAMMPVVKAWIPIHLAVLLAAYGWLYWDSALALSTVLGLWFFFPVGVVGALIANATGTGGGVVFVPVFSALQDGGIALPPALLQIATLKPEETVAVSFAIQCFGMSVGALVWGHGIFVKDALAWDEKVSAQTLMALTFTPLATGVPALLLTQFYVEVDGAALLGWFKVFSLLLGITLLIFAWMQRRNAAKDRKIWVSPTELWVLLALGAIGGFATALFSVGIGEFLAIYLILRRFPTKVAIAVAVWVSVVCVLCGVWEGYFTGLVRSEIVLIAVPGAIVGGALAKGMAQVLGTLWLKTLASLWIIGSSLNLLLG from the coding sequence GTGACCCGACCATCTGCCATGATGCCTGTTGTGAAGGCATGGATTCCGATCCATCTGGCCGTGCTTCTGGCGGCCTATGGGTGGTTGTATTGGGACAGTGCCTTGGCGCTCAGCACGGTGTTGGGCCTTTGGTTTTTCTTCCCCGTCGGCGTGGTTGGCGCGCTCATCGCCAATGCAACGGGGACGGGGGGCGGCGTGGTCTTTGTGCCGGTCTTCAGTGCATTGCAGGATGGCGGCATCGCTTTGCCGCCTGCCTTGTTGCAAATCGCGACGTTGAAACCCGAGGAAACCGTTGCGGTTTCCTTTGCGATACAGTGTTTTGGCATGTCCGTGGGGGCGCTGGTGTGGGGCCACGGGATCTTCGTGAAGGATGCGTTGGCTTGGGATGAGAAGGTCTCGGCGCAAACCTTAATGGCGTTAACCTTCACACCCCTCGCAACGGGGGTTCCGGCGCTATTGTTAACACAATTTTATGTGGAGGTGGACGGCGCGGCGTTACTGGGATGGTTCAAGGTCTTCTCTCTCCTGCTCGGGATCACTTTGCTGATCTTCGCCTGGATGCAGCGCCGGAACGCCGCCAAGGACCGCAAGATCTGGGTATCCCCGACCGAGTTGTGGGTGCTGTTGGCCTTGGGTGCGATTGGCGGTTTCGCAACGGCTCTGTTTTCCGTCGGAATCGGAGAGTTTCTTGCCATCTATCTGATATTGCGTCGCTTTCCAACGAAGGTCGCCATCGCCGTGGCCGTGTGGGTCAGCGTTGTCTGTGTGCTCTGCGGCGTGTGGGAGGGGTATTTCACAGGTCTCGTGCGGTCCGAAATCGTCCTGATCGCCGTGCCCGGCGCGATTGTTGGCGGAGCTTTGGCCAAGGGCATGGCACAGGTGTTGGGAACGCTGTGGCTGAAAACATTGGCGTCGCTTTGGATCATCGGATCGAGCCTCAATCTTCTCCTTGGTTAG
- a CDS encoding FHA domain-containing protein, whose product MIVFPVRFRVRQIGIDGNAIGPSRILLCEEAGSFLVGKNDDADVPLAGEAVSRRHMSLVLSPQEVRVRDEGSTNGTYVNGTRADDVALSVGDQVSIPGWLLELLGPSADAARATHIGTEAVDASLVSRLVISDEATSPRSRRRFPDAEFGTSEAVDVTALRASGNPVEEARFCAVGGGLGSFVWVDHLRCYGVAAADIKVIGTESNCYQTYKRYCKNSQIPDHERLRSNSLSRPDNIWGFPGYALREVGQGTGYLGVLQVLAEPTLAQSYTPRAGDVFDSLDREATRIGWPEMLVKAQVLGLRKTTDGRYAVAYKLWGGEALGQARNRYMVADVIHLATGYPATRFVDDFQTFITSHPESRAQVANAYEPHDQIYAEAEKRGGPVQVVVRGRGIVASRILQRLHEARAKNPDLRIIHSMRSPIGAGDGASFRNARRLARNNVQIQPFNWPKSCWGGDLRVLYEAADAPTRGVLLNQLGGTTTAERSDWLTLVERGTEEGWYRPVFGTIRALHPLPPQGAQPSGVRVEIATVEGNTEQINADYLIDCTGLIADIRRSPLLADLLDVYDLPRNHAYHLRGDTPEQGHATGLACSSNFEIEGLRNGTGRVYAAGTITTGGPYLAVDSFLGLQYSALRSVDHLVAERQHKVRNLGPFRSFAGWSKWMIGRRP is encoded by the coding sequence ATGATTGTGTTCCCTGTCCGCTTCCGGGTCCGTCAGATTGGCATTGATGGCAATGCCATCGGCCCCTCGCGCATCTTGTTGTGCGAAGAGGCGGGCAGCTTCCTGGTCGGCAAAAACGACGACGCAGATGTCCCTCTGGCGGGGGAGGCCGTGTCGCGGCGGCACATGTCCCTGGTGCTTAGCCCGCAAGAGGTCCGGGTGCGCGACGAAGGCTCCACCAACGGCACCTATGTGAATGGGACGCGGGCCGATGATGTGGCCTTGTCGGTCGGCGATCAGGTGTCGATCCCCGGCTGGTTGCTAGAGCTTTTGGGCCCGTCTGCTGACGCCGCGCGGGCCACTCACATCGGAACGGAGGCCGTCGACGCGAGCCTCGTGAGCCGCTTGGTCATCTCCGATGAGGCCACGTCGCCTCGGTCGCGCCGCCGCTTTCCCGATGCGGAATTTGGCACGAGCGAGGCGGTTGATGTCACGGCCCTACGCGCCTCTGGCAATCCAGTGGAAGAGGCGCGTTTTTGTGCCGTCGGCGGCGGTCTGGGCAGCTTCGTCTGGGTCGACCACCTGCGCTGCTACGGGGTCGCGGCGGCCGATATCAAAGTGATCGGAACCGAATCTAATTGTTACCAGACCTACAAAAGATATTGTAAAAACAGCCAGATACCGGATCACGAGCGGCTGCGTTCAAACTCGCTTAGTCGTCCCGACAACATCTGGGGCTTTCCCGGCTATGCGTTGCGCGAAGTGGGCCAAGGCACCGGGTATCTGGGCGTGTTGCAGGTGTTGGCAGAGCCCACTTTGGCGCAATCCTATACCCCGCGTGCGGGTGATGTTTTTGACAGCCTTGATCGGGAAGCGACCCGTATCGGTTGGCCGGAAATGTTGGTTAAGGCGCAGGTGTTGGGCCTGCGAAAGACCACTGACGGGCGCTATGCTGTGGCCTATAAGCTTTGGGGCGGGGAGGCCCTTGGTCAGGCGCGCAATCGCTATATGGTGGCCGATGTCATCCATCTTGCCACGGGCTACCCCGCGACCCGTTTTGTCGATGATTTTCAAACCTTTATCACAAGTCATCCTGAGTCTCGGGCACAAGTTGCCAACGCCTATGAGCCCCACGATCAAATCTATGCCGAGGCCGAAAAACGCGGCGGTCCGGTGCAAGTTGTGGTGCGCGGGCGGGGGATTGTGGCGTCGCGTATTCTGCAAAGGCTGCACGAGGCGCGGGCGAAAAACCCCGACCTGCGGATCATTCACTCCATGCGCAGCCCCATCGGCGCGGGTGACGGAGCCAGTTTCCGAAATGCCCGCAGGTTGGCGCGAAATAACGTGCAAATTCAGCCCTTTAACTGGCCTAAGTCGTGTTGGGGGGGCGACCTACGGGTGCTCTATGAAGCGGCAGACGCGCCGACTCGTGGCGTGCTGTTGAACCAGCTAGGAGGCACCACCACGGCGGAGCGCTCCGATTGGTTAACGCTGGTGGAACGGGGCACCGAAGAAGGCTGGTACAGGCCCGTATTCGGCACGATCCGCGCCCTGCATCCCCTGCCGCCGCAGGGGGCGCAACCTTCTGGCGTGCGGGTTGAGATTGCCACAGTGGAAGGTAATACCGAGCAGATCAACGCCGACTATCTTATTGATTGCACCGGGCTAATTGCCGATATCCGCCGGTCGCCCCTGTTGGCGGATTTGCTGGATGTCTACGACCTGCCGCGCAACCATGCCTACCACTTGCGTGGTGACACGCCCGAGCAGGGGCATGCCACGGGTCTTGCGTGCTCTTCCAACTTCGAGATTGAGGGACTGCGCAATGGCACGGGCCGCGTATATGCGGCCGGTACGATCACCACGGGCGGGCCGTATCTGGCCGTCGATAGCTTTTTGGGTCTGCAATATTCTGCGCTGCGATCAGTCGATCATCTGGTGGCAGAGCGGCAGCACAAGGTGCGAAATCTTGGCCCGTTCCGATCCTTCGCGGGGTGGAGCAAATGGATGATCGGACGCCGCCCATGA